A window of Marispirochaeta aestuarii contains these coding sequences:
- a CDS encoding aminopeptidase, whose product MNAMLMAKGAEKIIRRCVKARESEKLLIITDPTLISVAEALSAAGETAGCETVVSVMRPREWDGEEPPAVIAGAMAAADIVIFPTMRDIAHTAATKDALKQGTRIVSMAGCAPEILMEGGIEEDFDRMKPLCDLVAEMLGDGNEVRLTNPAGTDVVINIQGRPGNSHCCVADKPGIFTGVPNIEANIAPVNVEGSIVIDGSVPNLRGAERGVLREPIKLTVKNGSVVAVEGGTDARNLDTLWKAQKDPSVYHVAQLALGLNPRIRTLTGLIVNDHGAWGTVHFGIGTSANLGGLVKAKGHIDGILQRPTLSIDGNPVLEDGHVLVDAGTGEYT is encoded by the coding sequence ATGAACGCGATGCTGATGGCAAAGGGCGCTGAAAAGATAATCCGTCGCTGTGTCAAGGCCAGAGAGTCGGAGAAGCTGCTGATCATCACCGACCCGACCCTGATCTCCGTTGCGGAAGCTCTGAGTGCCGCAGGGGAGACCGCAGGCTGTGAAACCGTGGTCTCCGTAATGCGGCCCCGGGAATGGGACGGCGAAGAGCCGCCGGCAGTCATCGCCGGGGCCATGGCCGCCGCGGACATAGTGATTTTTCCCACCATGCGGGATATAGCCCATACCGCCGCCACTAAAGATGCCCTGAAGCAGGGAACCCGTATAGTCAGTATGGCCGGATGTGCTCCCGAGATCCTCATGGAGGGGGGCATCGAAGAGGATTTTGACAGAATGAAGCCCCTCTGCGATCTTGTCGCCGAAATGCTGGGAGACGGAAACGAGGTCCGGCTGACCAATCCGGCGGGAACCGATGTTGTCATCAATATTCAGGGCAGACCGGGGAATTCCCACTGCTGTGTGGCGGACAAGCCGGGTATATTTACCGGGGTCCCCAACATCGAGGCGAACATCGCCCCGGTGAACGTGGAGGGCAGCATCGTTATCGACGGATCCGTACCTAATCTCCGCGGAGCTGAACGGGGCGTACTTCGGGAACCCATAAAACTGACAGTAAAGAACGGAAGCGTGGTTGCCGTCGAGGGCGGCACCGATGCCCGAAACCTGGATACCCTCTGGAAAGCCCAGAAGGACCCAAGTGTGTACCATGTTGCCCAGCTCGCCCTGGGGCTGAATCCCAGAATCAGAACCCTCACGGGTCTCATCGTCAACGACCACGGTGCCTGGGGTACGGTACATTTCGGCATAGGGACCAGCGCGAATCTGGGCGGACTTGTCAAAGCCAAGGGGCATATCGACGGCATACTCCAGCGACCGACCCTTTCCATCGATGGTAACCCGGTCCTCGAAGACGGGCATGTGCTTGTTGATGCCGGAACAGGAGAATATACCTGA
- a CDS encoding indolepyruvate ferredoxin oxidoreductase subunit alpha — protein MLIDQDKCIGCRKCVPYCTAGAIYIEGKKAKINLDECVECGVCYRVKVCPSDAFYQQPLEWPRSVRAIYSDPLNIHKETGLAGRGTEEIKTNDVTGRFKPGHIGIAIEVGRPGVCSRLRELEKMSVALMKEGVEFEPKNPLTNLIDKKTGKLPPEILDEKVISAIIEISVPKSRFLDVIRVIEETSKTMDTVFSLDVASCRKGDVWEAEELLSEAGIYYRPNAKINVGLGKPPVVSA, from the coding sequence ATGCTCATCGATCAGGATAAGTGTATAGGATGCAGAAAATGCGTTCCCTATTGTACGGCAGGAGCGATCTACATCGAGGGGAAGAAGGCAAAGATAAACCTGGATGAGTGCGTTGAGTGCGGTGTCTGTTATCGGGTAAAGGTCTGTCCGTCGGATGCCTTTTATCAGCAGCCCCTGGAGTGGCCCCGGAGCGTACGGGCCATCTACAGCGATCCGCTGAATATCCACAAGGAAACCGGCCTCGCCGGCAGGGGAACCGAAGAAATCAAGACCAATGATGTCACCGGACGTTTCAAACCCGGTCATATCGGTATCGCCATCGAAGTGGGAAGACCCGGGGTCTGTTCCCGGCTGCGGGAACTTGAGAAAATGTCCGTTGCCCTCATGAAGGAAGGGGTCGAGTTCGAACCGAAGAATCCCCTTACAAATCTCATTGATAAAAAGACAGGAAAACTCCCCCCGGAGATCCTGGATGAAAAGGTAATATCCGCCATTATCGAGATCAGTGTACCCAAAAGTCGTTTCCTCGATGTTATCCGTGTAATAGAGGAGACCTCAAAAACAATGGATACGGTCTTCAGCCTTGATGTAGCCAGCTGCAGGAAGGGGGATGTCTGGGAGGCGGAAGAACTCCTTTCTGAAGCCGGTATCTACTATCGTCCCAACGCAAAGATCAACGTAGGTTTGGGGAAGCCCCCTGTTGTATCAGCCTGA
- a CDS encoding NAD(P)-dependent oxidoreductase, which produces MAEKLGIIGLGRMGIVAAKKYIGAGYEVFGYARRQEVIDEFESFGGHHMSSIRKVAEESDKVIVYVLNDQQVIDVVTGKDGILDGAHEGTGVICMATIDRDNLEMVARKCAEKSVGFIDCPVTGGPPRIEAGTLTLIAAGDRSFLEECRAIMEVQGKITFVGEEPGLGQAVKHCNQLLVGTTQAATMEVITLARKSGLDPKLVCEVAGSGVAGSDYFRIIAQSVNEGGASIGGLGQMIKDVGLVVNDARRVKTPLLVVNAAYQYYLSALSLGLENADTSDLIKVLEKMTRA; this is translated from the coding sequence ATGGCGGAGAAGCTGGGAATAATAGGTTTGGGACGAATGGGGATTGTCGCTGCAAAAAAGTACATTGGAGCCGGTTACGAGGTATTCGGTTACGCCCGGCGACAGGAAGTTATCGATGAGTTCGAATCCTTCGGCGGGCATCACATGAGCAGCATTCGTAAAGTAGCCGAAGAATCGGACAAGGTGATTGTCTATGTATTGAATGATCAGCAGGTAATAGACGTGGTTACCGGAAAGGACGGTATTCTCGACGGTGCCCATGAGGGAACTGGAGTTATCTGCATGGCAACCATCGATCGGGATAACCTCGAGATGGTGGCACGCAAATGTGCGGAAAAGTCTGTGGGATTTATCGATTGTCCTGTAACGGGGGGCCCTCCCAGGATTGAAGCCGGAACACTGACCCTCATAGCCGCCGGAGACCGCAGTTTCCTGGAAGAATGTCGGGCTATTATGGAGGTCCAGGGAAAGATCACCTTTGTCGGAGAGGAGCCGGGACTTGGACAGGCGGTAAAACACTGTAACCAGCTGCTCGTGGGAACGACTCAGGCGGCGACCATGGAGGTTATTACCCTGGCACGGAAGAGCGGTCTGGATCCGAAGCTGGTATGCGAAGTGGCCGGCAGCGGTGTTGCAGGGAGCGACTACTTTCGCATCATAGCCCAAAGCGTGAACGAGGGCGGGGCGTCCATCGGCGGGCTCGGACAGATGATCAAGGACGTCGGTCTTGTTGTAAATGACGCAAGGAGGGTCAAGACTCCCCTTCTGGTTGTAAATGCGGCGTACCAGTACTACCTGTCCGCCCTGTCGCTGGGGCTTGAGAATGCGGATACATCGGACCTTATCAAGGTGCTGGAGAAAATGACCCGGGCCTAG
- a CDS encoding sigma 54-interacting transcriptional regulator, which translates to MIELTFCVPYVSMMELVHKVFQEHPLFERIKKNILQVEVHDVPSLKLKGDVIIARGIAAESIRSLNSGIPLIELPISGYDIVHAIHACRERFGAKKIACIGSSFVMYGVSSIGKAMDVELVAHQVSSEEEGASFVRQAIAGDADAVVGGLMVTKIAEAAHFPAVMIESGYESIRQAVDEAVRTALISRAERARVERLRTIMDYSYEGIIAVDEQGKITLFNKLAGEILKSEKQNLIGSPIGEVLPEIGITRVLETGKEELEGLYNVKDSMISTNCVPLQIDSEIVGAVATFQKISRIQEVEERIRQKLFKKGLTAKYHFKDIIGYGEAISGAIELAMKYSEADSNILLDGETGTGKELFAQSIHNASKRRKGPFVAVNCAAIPEHLLESELFGYVEGAFTGAARAGKAGLFELAHRGTIFLDEVSELSLPFQARLLRVLQEKEIMRLGHDRVIPIDVRVIAASNVPLKDLVRSDRFRRDLLYRLDVLRITIPPLRERKEDIPLLLRNYIEQNSMRMKKQVPDVSPEAMSVLSEHSWPGNVRELINICERLAIIANDGGIDCETVYKVLDTDETQACSDREGDLFYIDTINSESFAKMEKGILVAALRQTMGNKKQAADLLGIDNSTLWRKMRKYNLDAEEVLFRK; encoded by the coding sequence ATGATCGAGTTGACGTTCTGTGTTCCCTACGTCTCTATGATGGAACTGGTCCATAAGGTATTTCAGGAGCATCCGCTCTTCGAGAGGATCAAAAAGAACATCCTGCAGGTTGAGGTTCATGATGTTCCCTCTCTCAAGCTCAAGGGGGATGTCATCATTGCCAGGGGTATCGCCGCCGAAAGTATTCGCAGCCTCAACAGCGGTATTCCCCTTATTGAGCTGCCCATAAGCGGATACGATATTGTTCATGCTATTCACGCATGCAGGGAACGCTTCGGCGCAAAAAAAATCGCCTGTATAGGTTCCTCCTTCGTCATGTACGGTGTTTCCTCCATCGGAAAGGCGATGGATGTGGAGCTGGTCGCGCATCAGGTATCCTCCGAAGAGGAAGGCGCTTCCTTTGTTCGTCAGGCCATCGCCGGAGATGCGGATGCCGTTGTGGGCGGTCTGATGGTGACCAAGATCGCGGAAGCGGCACATTTTCCCGCTGTCATGATCGAATCCGGCTACGAATCCATCCGGCAGGCGGTGGACGAGGCCGTACGGACTGCCCTTATATCCAGGGCCGAGAGAGCACGGGTCGAGCGGCTCCGCACCATCATGGACTATTCCTACGAAGGAATAATAGCAGTGGATGAGCAGGGTAAGATCACCCTTTTCAACAAACTGGCAGGGGAGATCCTGAAATCTGAGAAGCAAAATCTCATCGGCAGTCCCATAGGTGAGGTGTTGCCCGAAATCGGTATTACCAGGGTCCTTGAAACCGGCAAAGAGGAACTTGAGGGGCTGTATAATGTAAAGGACTCGATGATTTCCACGAACTGTGTTCCCCTCCAGATAGATTCTGAGATAGTCGGCGCCGTCGCTACTTTTCAGAAGATCTCCCGCATCCAGGAGGTGGAAGAGCGTATACGGCAGAAGCTGTTCAAAAAGGGGCTGACTGCCAAATACCATTTCAAGGACATTATCGGCTATGGCGAGGCTATTTCCGGAGCAATCGAACTGGCCATGAAGTACAGTGAGGCTGATTCAAATATTCTGCTTGACGGAGAGACCGGTACCGGCAAGGAGTTGTTTGCCCAGAGCATCCATAACGCAAGCAAAAGACGTAAAGGGCCCTTTGTGGCAGTCAATTGTGCGGCGATTCCGGAACATCTTCTGGAAAGCGAGCTTTTCGGGTATGTCGAAGGGGCCTTTACCGGTGCAGCCAGGGCGGGTAAGGCGGGGCTTTTCGAACTCGCCCACAGGGGTACGATTTTTCTGGATGAGGTATCCGAGCTCTCTCTGCCTTTTCAGGCTCGTCTCCTGCGGGTCCTGCAGGAAAAGGAGATCATGCGTCTTGGACATGACCGGGTGATTCCCATCGATGTGCGGGTTATTGCTGCTTCCAATGTGCCCCTCAAGGATCTTGTTCGCTCAGACCGTTTCCGGCGGGACCTGCTTTACCGGCTGGATGTTCTCAGAATCACTATCCCCCCCCTGAGGGAGCGTAAAGAGGATATTCCGCTGCTGCTTCGCAACTACATAGAACAGAACAGCATGCGTATGAAAAAACAGGTTCCGGATGTCTCCCCTGAGGCAATGTCGGTTCTTTCGGAACACTCCTGGCCGGGCAATGTGAGGGAACTGATAAACATCTGTGAACGGTTGGCTATTATTGCGAATGACGGGGGGATCGACTGTGAAACAGTCTATAAGGTTCTGGATACCGATGAAACTCAGGCCTGCAGCGACAGGGAAGGCGACCTTTTCTATATAGACACTATAAACAGTGAGAGTTTCGCAAAGATGGAGAAGGGTATTCTCGTCGCCGCTCTGCGTCAGACCATGGGAAACAAGAAGCAGGCCGCTGACCTTCTGGGAATCGATAATTCAACGCTATGGCGGAAAATGCGAAAATACAATCTGGACGCGGAAGAGGTGCTTTTTCGCAAATAG